Proteins encoded within one genomic window of Chlorobaculum sp. MV4-Y:
- a CDS encoding ArnT family glycosyltransferase codes for MPGKHRDSKQWDQPIQQQREKRFRLQKSHAERGAWWFLLAILLFVAGIRYHLLNVPMERDEGEYAYGAQLLLQGLLPYQHLYSMKLPGIYAAYAVVLSIFGQTHIGVHAGLLLINSVTSILIFLLARRLINSLTGLAAAGSFAVLSVSQSVQGVFANAEHFVILPAVAGLLLLLIALEKRRWWLFFASGLLLGLGFIIKQHGIAFIPAGVVIFLTQYPGSRPFSWKLLGWHALALCSGILLPYAVTCIVFLVSGSFGQFRYWTFEYSRAYISEIPLKYALAIFAHYATPIMSVSWPLWILAYIGLSATLWHKEARKYRAFLLLFTLFSFLAICPGFIFRPHYFVLLLPAAAVLAGVGVSSLTTLLPSRVPPRGQCSIGLLITGLALAFTLFQQRAFLFWMSPNDASRSTYGADSPFSETLEIADYIRSHTREDDLVAVIGSEPEIYFYSGRRAATGYVYTYTMKEDLDLSTDTMKGDHSLSLEMQEQMAREIENAQPAYIVYTDPTSLPSSWPPSRASDWQLLKWIKRHKAQYYTRVGLVEIFSDKSHSRWGAEAPGAPRSKWWIEVLKRKTPETSDGNQGDTSKKPENTLPDAPVKGIPANNLLLQNSCPIIGEGFAQKSLSRHSGL; via the coding sequence ATGCCGGGAAAACACCGCGATAGTAAACAGTGGGATCAGCCGATTCAGCAGCAGCGTGAAAAGAGGTTTCGTTTGCAGAAGAGTCACGCAGAACGTGGCGCATGGTGGTTCCTCCTGGCGATACTTCTGTTCGTGGCGGGAATCAGGTACCATTTGCTCAACGTTCCAATGGAGCGTGATGAGGGCGAGTACGCCTATGGCGCACAACTGCTGCTGCAAGGGCTCCTTCCCTACCAGCACCTCTACAGCATGAAGCTGCCTGGCATCTATGCGGCGTACGCTGTGGTGCTTTCGATCTTCGGACAAACCCACATTGGCGTACACGCCGGCCTGCTGCTTATAAACAGCGTAACGTCCATTCTCATTTTTCTGCTCGCACGACGTCTGATCAACTCCCTGACCGGTCTTGCTGCGGCGGGAAGCTTTGCCGTATTGTCAGTGAGCCAGTCTGTTCAAGGCGTTTTTGCAAACGCGGAGCATTTCGTCATTCTGCCCGCGGTGGCGGGCTTGCTTCTACTCCTCATCGCACTCGAAAAAAGGCGATGGTGGCTGTTCTTCGCATCGGGCCTTCTTCTTGGACTGGGCTTCATCATTAAACAGCATGGCATTGCCTTCATCCCGGCGGGCGTGGTGATTTTCCTCACTCAATACCCGGGCAGCCGGCCGTTCTCCTGGAAGCTTCTCGGCTGGCACGCGCTTGCCTTGTGCAGCGGCATACTGCTGCCTTACGCCGTAACCTGCATAGTCTTTCTGGTATCCGGCTCATTTGGTCAATTCCGGTATTGGACCTTCGAGTACTCGAGAGCATACATCAGCGAAATACCCCTCAAATATGCGTTAGCCATCTTCGCGCACTACGCGACCCCGATAATGAGCGTCAGTTGGCCGCTGTGGATTCTGGCCTACATTGGCCTGAGTGCTACTCTCTGGCACAAAGAGGCGAGAAAATACCGGGCATTTCTCCTGTTGTTCACGCTCTTCTCCTTTCTGGCCATTTGTCCCGGGTTCATCTTTCGACCTCACTACTTTGTGCTCCTGCTACCGGCTGCCGCAGTACTGGCAGGCGTGGGAGTAAGTTCACTAACAACGCTCCTGCCGAGCCGCGTGCCGCCCCGGGGCCAATGCAGTATCGGGCTGCTCATAACCGGACTTGCCCTGGCCTTCACCCTGTTCCAGCAGCGCGCATTCCTCTTCTGGATGAGCCCAAACGACGCCAGCCGCTCTACTTACGGCGCTGATTCTCCCTTTTCGGAAACCCTTGAAATTGCCGATTACATCAGATCGCATACGAGAGAAGATGACCTCGTTGCCGTGATCGGGTCTGAACCCGAGATTTATTTCTACTCCGGGCGGCGGGCGGCCACCGGCTATGTTTACACCTATACCATGAAAGAAGACCTTGACTTATCCACCGATACCATGAAGGGAGACCACAGCTTATCCCTGGAAATGCAGGAGCAGATGGCCCGGGAGATAGAGAATGCTCAACCGGCATATATCGTTTATACAGATCCAACATCTCTTCCCTCATCATGGCCCCCGAGCAGGGCTTCCGACTGGCAGTTGCTCAAATGGATCAAACGGCACAAAGCTCAATATTATACACGGGTAGGCCTGGTCGAGATTTTCAGTGACAAGTCCCACTCCCGATGGGGCGCGGAGGCGCCTGGCGCACCGCGTTCGAAATGGTGGATAGAAGTTCTGAAAAGAAAAACCCCGGAAACATCGGATGGCAACCAGGGGGATACGAGCAAGAAGCCGGAAAACACTCTTCCTGACGCTCCGGTTAAAGGGATACCCGCAAACAATTTGCTTTTACAAAATAGCTGCCCTATAATTGGGGAGGGTTTTGCTCAAAAGTCGCTATCGAGGCATTCAGGTTTATAG
- a CDS encoding TOBE domain-containing protein, protein MVLESGGKTLVAEIVRSAAEELGIAPGTTLFAAIKASAFRRLS, encoded by the coding sequence ATCGTACTCGAATCCGGCGGCAAAACGCTTGTCGCAGAAATCGTCCGCTCCGCCGCCGAAGAACTCGGCATCGCGCCCGGCACGACGCTCTTCGCTGCCATCAAAGCATCGGCGTTCCGGAGACTGAGCTGA
- a CDS encoding ABC transporter ATP-binding protein: MIRIDVTKKLIGADGPFELSVNLEIAPETLLTLYGKSGSGKTTLLRMLAGLEKPDTGKIEVNGKRWFDSKTGIDIPPQKRKVGLVFQDYALFPTMTVRENLLFAQEKKKPGEVDKMLTLTGLDSLADRYPATLSGGQKQRVALARAILRTPDILLLDEPLSALDPNTRRRLQEEILKTHRAFGLSTLLVSHDKQEVFKLSDRVAVIEKGKIAKHGTPLEVFFKRITSNKFSFVSTILSIRKIDAIYLAVVETGNELAEVVLCENDLANLSPGDQVLVASKAFNPIVMKLPEEH; this comes from the coding sequence GTGATACGGATTGACGTCACAAAAAAACTCATCGGTGCGGATGGCCCGTTTGAACTGTCCGTAAATCTGGAGATCGCGCCGGAAACGCTTCTGACGCTCTATGGCAAATCGGGCAGCGGAAAAACAACGCTGTTGCGGATGCTCGCGGGGCTTGAAAAACCGGACACCGGAAAAATAGAAGTGAACGGAAAGAGGTGGTTCGACAGCAAGACCGGGATCGACATACCGCCGCAAAAGCGCAAAGTTGGTCTGGTTTTTCAGGATTATGCGCTTTTTCCAACCATGACCGTGCGAGAAAACCTGCTGTTCGCCCAGGAGAAAAAAAAGCCGGGCGAAGTGGACAAGATGCTCACCCTGACCGGACTCGACTCGCTCGCCGACCGTTATCCGGCAACCCTCTCCGGCGGTCAGAAGCAGCGGGTTGCACTGGCGAGGGCAATTCTGAGAACTCCTGATATTCTTTTGCTCGACGAACCGCTCTCGGCGCTCGACCCGAACACGAGACGGCGGTTGCAAGAGGAAATTCTCAAGACGCATCGGGCCTTTGGACTTTCGACCCTGCTGGTTTCTCATGACAAGCAGGAGGTTTTCAAGCTCTCCGACAGGGTCGCGGTGATCGAAAAAGGCAAAATCGCAAAACACGGCACACCGCTCGAAGTGTTTTTCAAACGGATCACCTCGAACAAGTTCTCATTTGTCAGCACGATTCTGAGTATTCGCAAGATCGATGCGATCTATCTCGCCGTCGTCGAAACCGGCAACGAACTGGCCGAGGTCGTACTGTGCGAAAACGATCTTGCCAACCTCTCGCCGGGCGATCAGGTGCTTGTCGCCTCGAAGGCGTTCAATCCCATTGTGATGAAGCTGCCCGAAGAGCACTGA